In Nocardioides sp. JS614, the sequence TGACCACCGACGACCTCCCCGACGGCGTCACCGGTGTCGAGACGGCCGAGGGTGTCCTCACGAGCGCTCCCGCCTTCGAGGGCACGATCACCGTGCCGCTCATGGGCCAGGCGGTGCAGGTGCCGGTGATCGCGGTCGACGGCAAGGTCTACGCCGAGGTGCCGTTCACCGCTGGGTGGCAGGACATCGACCCCGCGGAGTACGGCGCGCCGGACCCGGCGATGCTGATGAGCCCCGACGCGGGCTTCACGTCGGTGCTCGCCGCGACCACCGATCTCGAGAAGGGCGACAGCGTGCGCGGCGGTGAGGGCAACAGCGAGGTGCTCACCGAGTACACCGGCACGGTCCCGGGCGACGTCGTCTCGAACGTCATCCCGTCGGCATCGGGAGACTTCGACGTGACGTACACGATCACCGACGACGGCGAGCTGCGCACCGCCGAGCTGACCGGCGTGTTCTACGAGGACTCCGAGTCGATGACCTACACGGTGAGCTTCGAGGGCTACGGGACCGAGAAGGACATCACCCCGCCGTGACCGTGAGGTCCCCACGGGTCCTGCTCTCGCTGGCCGCGGTGGCCGTGGCCTTCGCCGCGGCCGACACCTACGTCGTCGTGCTGGCGCTGCCGGACATGATGGCGAGCACCGGGATCCCCGTGGACCAGCTGCAGCGCGCGGCGCCGATCATCTCCGGCTTCCTGCTCGGATACGTCGCGATGCTGCCGCTGATCGGCCGGATCGCGGACCTGCGGGGCCGGGTGCCGGTGCTCGTCGCCGCGCTCCTGGTCTTCGCAGTCGGCTCCCTGGTCACCACGCTCGCCTACGACCTGCCCTCGATGGTCTCGGGACGGTTCCTGCAGGGCGTGGGCGGTGGCGGCCTGGTCCCGGCGACCCTGGCCCTCGTCGCCGACCTGTACCCCACCGAGCGCCGCGGGGTGCCGCTCGGGGTCGTCTCGGCGGTGCAGGAGCTCGGCAGCGTGCTCGGGCCGCTGTTCGGGGCACTGGTGCTCGCGGTCGCCGACTGGCGAGCCATCTTCTTGGTCAACGTCGCGGTCGGACTCGTCCTGGCCGCCGCGATCCGCAAGCTCGCCGGGCCACGGGGTGGTCTCGACACGCCGTCGCTCGCGACCCACTTCGACTGGCTCGGGCTGGCGCTGGCCGTGGGGACCCTGGTCTCGGGCGCGCTCGTGTTCGTCGAGCCCAGCCAGCTCATGCGCGACCTGACCTGGGGCCGGCTGTTCGTCCCGGTGACG encodes:
- a CDS encoding LppX_LprAFG lipoprotein, with amino-acid sequence MLCCRRALAALAATALTTLFLSGCSDDSGSGAAPEKALADAQQNLESTSGVELTLTTDDLPDGVTGVETAEGVLTSAPAFEGTITVPLMGQAVQVPVIAVDGKVYAEVPFTAGWQDIDPAEYGAPDPAMLMSPDAGFTSVLAATTDLEKGDSVRGGEGNSEVLTEYTGTVPGDVVSNVIPSASGDFDVTYTITDDGELRTAELTGVFYEDSESMTYTVSFEGYGTEKDITPP